The following are encoded in a window of Mycobacterium decipiens genomic DNA:
- a CDS encoding serine hydrolase domain-containing protein: MQVDNGVDRRVVPPHDAPGVGHGVSGAADPRFACVVRAFASMFPGRRFGGGALAVYLDGQPVVDVWKGWSDRGGRVPWSADTAPMVFSATKGMASTVIHRLTDRGLIDYETPVAEYWPEFGANGKSDLTVAEVMRHRAGLSGLRGATWEDLLDHVIMEDRLAAAAPGRLLGKPAYHALTYGWLLSGLARAVTGKGMRALIREELAEPLDTDGLHLGRPPAQAPTQVAEIIMPQNIVGNPIVNVLAHKVAHELSGGYRSMYFPGIMAAVQGDIPLLDAEIPAANGVVTARAVARMYGAIANGGEIDGIRFLSRELVAGLTGRHSLQPDRNLLVPLNFHLGYHSVPIPNMMPGFGHAGMGGSIGWADPASGVAFALMHNRLLSPFVMTDHAAFVGIYALIRQAADRARKRGFKPVTEFGAPFCQPGAVAG; this comes from the coding sequence GTGCAGGTTGACAACGGAGTCGATCGCCGTGTGGTTCCCCCCCACGATGCCCCTGGCGTGGGCCATGGGGTGTCCGGTGCGGCGGACCCACGGTTTGCTTGCGTCGTCCGCGCCTTCGCCAGCATGTTCCCCGGGCGCCGGTTCGGCGGCGGGGCGCTGGCGGTGTATCTCGACGGCCAGCCCGTTGTCGACGTGTGGAAGGGCTGGTCGGACCGGGGGGGCCGGGTGCCGTGGTCGGCGGACACCGCGCCAATGGTGTTCTCGGCGACCAAGGGCATGGCGTCCACGGTCATCCACCGGCTCACCGATCGGGGGCTGATCGACTACGAGACCCCCGTTGCTGAGTATTGGCCGGAGTTCGGCGCCAACGGCAAGTCCGATCTCACCGTTGCAGAGGTGATGAGGCACCGTGCTGGCTTGTCGGGTTTGCGAGGCGCCACTTGGGAAGACTTGCTGGACCACGTCATCATGGAAGACCGGCTGGCCGCAGCGGCGCCTGGACGCCTGCTGGGCAAACCGGCGTATCACGCACTGACGTACGGCTGGCTGCTGTCCGGGCTAGCCAGGGCCGTCACCGGAAAGGGGATGCGCGCGCTCATCCGCGAAGAGCTGGCCGAACCGTTGGACACTGATGGCCTCCACCTGGGCCGGCCGCCGGCGCAAGCGCCAACGCAGGTTGCCGAGATCATCATGCCGCAGAACATCGTCGGCAACCCGATTGTCAACGTTCTCGCGCACAAGGTCGCCCACGAGCTGTCCGGTGGATACCGCTCCATGTACTTCCCGGGCATCATGGCCGCCGTCCAAGGTGATATTCCGTTGCTGGACGCCGAGATCCCGGCAGCCAACGGGGTGGTGACGGCCCGCGCGGTAGCCCGGATGTACGGAGCGATCGCCAACGGCGGCGAGATCGACGGCATTCGGTTCCTATCACGCGAACTGGTCGCGGGCCTGACCGGCCGCCACAGCCTGCAGCCGGATCGGAACCTCCTGGTGCCGCTGAATTTCCATCTGGGCTATCACAGCGTGCCCATTCCCAATATGATGCCGGGCTTCGGCCATGCGGGGATGGGCGGTTCGATCGGCTGGGCCGATCCCGCCAGCGGAGTGGCGTTCGCGTTGATGCACAACCGGCTGCTGTCACCATTCGTGATGACTGATCACGCCGCGTTCGTCGGAATCTACGCCCTGATACGGCAGGCGGCAGATAGGGCCCGCAAGCGCGGCTTCAAGCCGGTAACGGAGTTCGGGGCGCCGTTCTGCCAGCCGGGCGCCGTCGCCGGCTGA
- a CDS encoding TVP38/TMEM64 family protein has translation MTAAAICKTGATLRGIIAALVATARQLSLPRVVGTVVGITMLVAVALLVPLPTAMQLRDWATSLGPWFPLAFLLAHIVVTVAPLPRTAFTLAAGLLFGPVFGVSIAAVGSTTSAVIAMLLVRAAGWRLSRLVGYRGIERLDERLRERGWLAILSLRLIPAVPFSALNYAAGASAVRVLPYSLATLGGLLPGTAAVVILGDALAGHPNPLLILVSVCTGALGLSGLIFEIRQYRRHHRKALHLDEPVQEPVITH, from the coding sequence GTGACGGCTGCCGCCATCTGCAAAACCGGCGCCACGCTGCGGGGAATCATCGCTGCGCTCGTGGCGACGGCGCGTCAGTTGTCCCTGCCACGGGTGGTCGGGACAGTGGTCGGAATCACAATGCTGGTCGCGGTGGCGCTGCTGGTTCCGCTGCCCACGGCGATGCAGTTGCGCGACTGGGCGACATCGTTGGGCCCCTGGTTTCCATTGGCGTTCCTGCTGGCACACATCGTCGTGACGGTGGCGCCGCTCCCCCGCACGGCCTTCACCCTGGCCGCCGGGCTCCTGTTCGGCCCGGTTTTCGGCGTGTCGATCGCGGCGGTCGGCAGTACGACGAGCGCGGTAATCGCGATGCTGCTGGTGCGCGCGGCCGGGTGGCGGCTCAGCCGCCTCGTTGGCTACCGCGGGATCGAGCGGCTGGATGAGCGTCTGCGCGAGCGCGGCTGGCTGGCCATCCTGTCGCTGCGGTTGATTCCCGCCGTGCCGTTCTCGGCGCTCAACTACGCCGCGGGCGCGTCAGCCGTGCGTGTGCTGCCCTACTCGCTGGCTACGCTGGGCGGTCTGCTCCCCGGCACAGCCGCCGTGGTGATCCTCGGCGACGCGCTCGCCGGTCATCCCAACCCGCTGCTGATCCTGGTGTCGGTGTGCACGGGCGCCTTGGGTCTGTCTGGGCTCATCTTCGAGATCCGCCAGTATCGACGACACCACCGCAAGGCGTTGCACCTCGACGAGCCAGTCCAAGAGCCGGTCATTACCCACTGA
- the meaB gene encoding methylmalonyl Co-A mutase-associated GTPase MeaB produces MTTELLADAIRGGDRAALPRAITLLESTRADHREQAQQLLLALLPHAGKAHRVGITGVPGVGKSTMIEALGMYLIDQGHRVAVLAVDPSSTRTGGSILGDKTRMARLAMHPDAYIRPSPTSGTLGGVAKATREAVVLLEAAGFDVILIETVGVGQSEVAVANMVDTFVLLTLARTGDQLQGIKKGVLELADIVVVNKADGEHRREAELAARELSAAIRLIHPRETLWRPPVLTMSAIEGNGLTGLWETVERHCTVLTEAGEFEARRRDQQVDWTWQMVRDFVLDRVLSNPAVREIRADLERQVRAGELTPALAAQQILRVASS; encoded by the coding sequence GTGACCACCGAGCTACTGGCTGACGCGATCCGCGGTGGTGACCGTGCGGCCTTGCCGCGGGCCATCACGCTGCTGGAATCCACCCGTGCCGACCACCGTGAACAGGCCCAACAGCTGCTGCTGGCTCTGCTGCCGCACGCTGGGAAGGCCCATCGAGTGGGCATAACCGGGGTCCCGGGAGTGGGCAAGTCCACCATGATCGAAGCCCTCGGCATGTACTTGATCGACCAGGGGCACCGGGTGGCGGTACTGGCCGTCGACCCGTCGTCGACCCGTACCGGTGGATCGATTCTGGGAGATAAAACCCGGATGGCTCGACTGGCGATGCACCCCGACGCCTACATCCGGCCGTCGCCAACCTCCGGAACACTGGGTGGGGTGGCCAAGGCCACTCGCGAGGCGGTCGTTCTGCTGGAAGCTGCCGGTTTCGATGTGATCTTGATCGAAACCGTCGGGGTCGGCCAGTCAGAGGTGGCGGTGGCAAACATGGTCGACACGTTCGTGCTGCTCACCCTGGCACGTACCGGCGATCAGTTGCAGGGCATCAAAAAGGGTGTGCTGGAGCTGGCTGACATCGTGGTGGTGAACAAGGCGGACGGGGAGCACCGGCGCGAAGCGGAGTTAGCGGCTCGGGAGCTGTCCGCGGCGATCAGATTGATCCATCCACGCGAAACGCTTTGGCGGCCACCGGTTCTCACGATGAGTGCGATTGAGGGGAACGGTTTGACAGGGCTGTGGGAAACCGTCGAGCGGCATTGCACAGTCTTGACCGAAGCGGGAGAGTTCGAGGCTCGTCGCCGCGACCAGCAAGTCGACTGGACCTGGCAGATGGTCCGCGACTTCGTCCTGGACCGGGTGCTGTCCAATCCAGCCGTGCGCGAAATCCGCGCCGACCTAGAGCGTCAGGTCCGGGCGGGGGAGTTGACCCCGGCTCTGGCGGCCCAGCAAATACTGCGTGTCGCATCTTCCTAA
- a CDS encoding glycosyltransferase family 87 protein, whose translation MKRPVEAVWRAGSAIRQRLVAVASQSERSILLGTVLLATAISAVTGFILAQYYSIDVLSSLIFVPHDCYLDWGMNVGRHCFSDYTMPVTLGLRSNPWEPYPAFTSADHVPFQNNYPPAGMVPHVTFGLLGQWLHAPQVGLFGYLLALAIAVFSPALWAARGAHGHERVVVFLACGIAAIPAWMAIDRGNSVGFVVPIALVYLIALCRRRWRLVAIMVVLAALVKPQFVLLAVALLAMRQWRWGVNAVAGSIFFNLAAYALWPHDLPQTIMQSIRATLEPGAFQRLAGALNVSFGRVVLLIPDSIADLKNGGAVPEGFLDGVRSLVGYIVLVLVVVFMVALGRRMSPVMAGIVVLATASLFPALSQPYYLVFVLPVAALVVRDPDAPPGCGIFDRPATVGGRRRAAGVLVSLAAALSIAQIALPGPSFQWPVVGQLGLPGIPVYTPPLVVSTLSLAPVLWFIACVAVMVSYLRKPASTYRSDPVLEPDKSPDAAADSGRLKAELLAEY comes from the coding sequence GTGAAACGACCCGTAGAGGCAGTTTGGCGTGCCGGGTCGGCGATCAGACAGCGACTTGTCGCGGTCGCCAGCCAATCCGAGCGCAGCATCCTGCTCGGCACCGTGTTGCTGGCGACGGCAATCTCGGCGGTGACGGGCTTTATTCTCGCCCAGTACTACTCGATCGACGTGCTCTCCTCGCTGATTTTCGTCCCGCATGACTGCTACCTCGATTGGGGAATGAACGTCGGTCGGCACTGTTTTAGCGACTACACGATGCCGGTGACCCTGGGGTTGCGGTCCAATCCGTGGGAGCCTTACCCGGCATTCACCTCAGCCGACCACGTGCCCTTCCAAAACAACTACCCACCGGCCGGAATGGTGCCGCACGTGACCTTTGGGCTGCTCGGTCAATGGCTGCACGCGCCGCAAGTCGGGTTGTTCGGTTATCTGCTCGCTTTGGCGATCGCAGTGTTCAGTCCTGCACTGTGGGCCGCTCGAGGGGCACATGGTCACGAGCGAGTGGTGGTCTTCTTGGCGTGTGGCATAGCGGCGATTCCGGCCTGGATGGCAATCGATCGGGGCAACTCGGTGGGGTTCGTGGTGCCCATCGCGCTGGTCTATCTGATAGCGCTATGCCGACGGCGGTGGCGACTCGTGGCGATTATGGTCGTCCTGGCGGCGTTGGTGAAACCGCAGTTCGTCCTACTGGCGGTCGCACTCTTGGCGATGCGGCAATGGCGCTGGGGCGTCAATGCGGTGGCGGGGTCGATTTTCTTCAACCTTGCCGCCTATGCGCTGTGGCCCCACGATCTTCCGCAGACGATCATGCAATCCATCCGTGCCACCCTGGAACCCGGTGCTTTCCAACGGCTCGCGGGAGCGCTAAACGTGTCGTTTGGGAGGGTGGTCCTACTAATCCCCGATTCCATAGCGGACCTGAAAAACGGCGGCGCGGTTCCGGAGGGCTTCCTCGACGGCGTGCGCTCGCTCGTCGGGTATATCGTCCTTGTCCTCGTCGTCGTCTTTATGGTCGCTCTCGGGCGCCGGATGTCTCCGGTCATGGCGGGAATCGTGGTGCTGGCCACTGCATCGCTCTTCCCCGCGCTGAGTCAGCCGTACTATCTGGTGTTCGTGTTGCCGGTGGCCGCGCTGGTGGTCCGGGATCCGGATGCCCCACCGGGATGCGGCATTTTCGACCGGCCCGCGACGGTGGGTGGCCGCCGCCGCGCAGCTGGGGTTTTGGTGAGTTTAGCCGCGGCGCTCAGCATCGCCCAGATCGCGTTGCCAGGCCCGTCTTTTCAATGGCCGGTTGTGGGGCAGCTGGGGCTCCCGGGAATCCCCGTCTATACCCCGCCGCTGGTTGTCAGCACGCTGTCGTTGGCGCCGGTCTTGTGGTTCATTGCCTGCGTTGCGGTCATGGTCTCCTACCTCCGCAAGCCCGCTTCCACGTACCGGAGTGATCCGGTGCTGGAGCCTGATAAGTCCCCGGATGCTGCCGCCGACAGCGGGCGGCTCAAAGCCGAGTTGTTGGCCGAGTATTGA
- a CDS encoding HAMP domain-containing sensor histidine kinase, translated as MTAVPTGPPGTADPRTPTPSLQRRVTLLVVVLLAGLLVVLGVTIDVSLGLLAHRNLHDRLLAATARADALAAAHTSPDLLAAELNGGGVRALLVSADGGRYGDRGINPDTASGPTVPPPPGPPPPGPHPGPPPPPPGPPPPPPDATATVVVHPLPEGARLILVADTTQTTQVTRQLRQLMIGAGLVTLVVAALLLVVVSRAALRPLDRLTTLAKHIATGDRGRRLRPDRTDTELGRAASAFDGMLDALEASELRAQRAAASAQRAESATRQFLVDAAHELRTPIAGIQVAAEQLAASAGQHESDPAARGQYRRASLLQSDARRAGRLVADMLDLSRIDAGLPLDLQETDLAAIVVAEADRTAMLAPQIVVTRTGLTGLTVAADPTRVAQILSNLLDNARRYTPAGGSITIDLSTDRGTAELTVTDTGPGVPADARDRVFERLVRLDAGRARDHGGAGLGLPIARALARAHGGELICLPHKGGAQFRLSLPLVGRRK; from the coding sequence ATGACGGCAGTGCCGACGGGGCCGCCGGGCACGGCCGATCCCAGGACGCCAACGCCGTCGCTGCAGCGCCGGGTGACCCTGCTGGTGGTGGTGCTGTTGGCGGGGCTGCTGGTGGTGCTGGGAGTCACCATCGACGTGAGCCTGGGTCTGCTAGCCCACCGAAATTTGCACGACCGCCTGCTCGCTGCCACCGCACGAGCGGACGCGCTGGCGGCCGCGCACACTTCGCCCGATCTGCTCGCCGCCGAACTCAACGGTGGCGGCGTGCGGGCCCTGCTGGTCAGCGCCGACGGTGGGCGCTACGGTGATCGCGGGATCAACCCGGACACCGCCTCGGGCCCCACCGTCCCCCCGCCGCCCGGTCCCCCTCCGCCGGGCCCTCATCCAGGACCGCCACCGCCACCTCCTGGCCCGCCGCCTCCGCCGCCGGACGCCACCGCGACAGTCGTGGTACACCCCTTGCCGGAGGGGGCTCGGCTGATCCTGGTTGCCGACACCACGCAGACCACACAAGTGACCCGCCAGTTGCGTCAGCTGATGATCGGTGCGGGCCTGGTGACCCTGGTGGTGGCGGCGCTGCTGCTGGTCGTGGTCAGCCGGGCGGCACTGCGGCCGTTGGATCGGCTTACCACGCTGGCCAAACACATCGCCACCGGTGACCGCGGCCGGCGGTTGCGCCCCGATCGCACCGACACCGAACTCGGGCGCGCGGCGAGCGCATTCGACGGGATGCTCGACGCGTTGGAAGCCTCCGAGCTGCGGGCCCAGCGGGCCGCCGCGTCCGCCCAGCGCGCCGAAAGCGCGACCAGGCAATTCCTCGTCGACGCCGCGCATGAGCTGCGCACGCCGATCGCCGGTATTCAGGTCGCTGCCGAACAACTCGCCGCCAGCGCCGGCCAGCACGAATCCGACCCCGCCGCACGCGGTCAATACCGCCGCGCCAGCCTGCTGCAGTCCGATGCCCGCCGGGCCGGGCGGCTGGTGGCCGACATGCTGGATCTGAGCCGTATCGACGCCGGGCTGCCGCTGGATCTGCAAGAGACCGACTTGGCCGCGATCGTCGTCGCCGAAGCCGACCGGACCGCCATGCTGGCGCCGCAGATCGTGGTTACCCGGACCGGTCTCACCGGGTTGACGGTGGCGGCGGATCCCACCCGGGTGGCGCAGATCCTGTCCAACCTGCTCGACAACGCCCGCAGGTACACCCCGGCCGGCGGTTCGATCACCATCGATCTGAGCACCGATCGCGGGACGGCGGAGTTAACCGTCACCGACACCGGGCCCGGCGTACCCGCCGACGCGCGTGACCGGGTCTTCGAGCGGTTGGTGCGGCTGGATGCCGGACGCGCCCGCGATCATGGTGGCGCCGGCTTGGGCCTGCCTATCGCGCGGGCGCTGGCCCGAGCTCATGGTGGCGAACTGATATGTCTGCCGCACAAAGGCGGCGCGCAATTCCGGCTGAGTCTGCCTTTGGTCGGCCGCCGCAAGTGA
- a CDS encoding dodecin, whose protein sequence is MSNHTYRVIEIVGTSADGIDAAIRNGLARAAQTMRGLDWFEVDSVRGHLVDGAVAHFQVTLKVGFRLEDSPS, encoded by the coding sequence ATGAGCAACCACACCTACCGCGTGATCGAGATTGTCGGAACCTCAGCCGACGGTATCGATGCGGCTATCCGCAACGGTCTGGCACGAGCGGCGCAGACCATGCGCGGCCTGGACTGGTTCGAAGTGGACTCAGTTCGCGGCCATCTGGTGGACGGCGCCGTTGCACACTTCCAGGTGACACTGAAAGTTGGTTTTCGCCTGGAAGATTCGCCGTCCTAA
- the mutA gene encoding methylmalonyl-CoA mutase small subunit, producing MSVDVPELADLEQVRGRWRRAVAGVLSKSTRSDAAALGDQPEHLLDNPTYDGFAIRALYTAFDELPEPPLPGQWPYVRGGDALRDVKAGWKVAEAFPGPGQDSGAPANADLLAALADGVSALLIRVGKSGVASAQLQRLLSGVYLNMAPVMLDAGADYLAACDAMLELVAQLEPDQRTTLSIDLGGDPLTASLSGRGAPPIEEVIAVASRVAGDRGVRAITVDGPAFHNLGATAATELGASIAAAVAYLRLLTESGRSVGEALRQISFRLAADDDQFMTLAKMRAVRQLWARVAEVAGDPDGGAATIHAETSLPMMTQRDPWVNMLRCTLAAFGAGVGGADTVLVFPFDVAIPGGFPGIAPSFARRIARNTQLLLLEEAHVGRVLDPAGGSWFVEDLTEQLARQAWQNFQAIEGHGGFVDAHDYLTEQIAGLAARRADDIAHRRIAITGVNEFPNLGEPALPQGDPASIAGNVVRCAAEFEALRDRSDAYLARAGARPRALLLALGPLAEHNIATTFAANLLASGGIEAINPGTVDAAGVAQAVRDAGSPTVAVICGTDQRYCDEAADVAQAARSAGIERVYLAGSEKAAADAQSRPDEFLTAKINAVEALSNLLTRLGA from the coding sequence GTGTCCGTTGATGTACCCGAGCTCGCCGACCTAGAACAGGTTCGCGGGCGCTGGCGCCGTGCGGTCGCCGGCGTGCTGTCCAAGAGCACCCGAAGCGACGCGGCCGCGTTGGGGGACCAACCCGAGCACCTGCTGGATAACCCGACCTATGACGGGTTTGCAATCCGGGCCCTTTACACCGCGTTCGACGAGCTGCCGGAGCCGCCGCTGCCGGGCCAGTGGCCCTACGTGCGTGGCGGCGACGCGTTGCGCGACGTCAAAGCGGGCTGGAAGGTTGCCGAGGCGTTTCCCGGGCCTGGCCAGGACTCCGGCGCCCCCGCCAACGCGGACCTGCTGGCCGCGTTAGCTGACGGGGTCAGCGCGCTGCTGATCCGGGTGGGGAAATCCGGTGTGGCGTCCGCGCAGCTTCAGCGGCTGCTGTCGGGTGTGTACCTGAACATGGCGCCGGTCATGCTCGACGCGGGGGCCGATTATCTGGCGGCCTGCGACGCCATGCTGGAGCTGGTGGCCCAGCTGGAGCCCGACCAGCGCACCACGCTGTCGATCGATCTGGGGGGCGACCCGCTGACCGCGTCGCTGAGTGGCCGTGGTGCACCGCCGATCGAGGAGGTCATCGCGGTTGCCTCGCGGGTGGCCGGCGATCGAGGGGTGCGAGCGATCACCGTCGACGGACCCGCTTTCCACAATCTGGGCGCCACCGCGGCCACCGAACTCGGCGCCAGCATCGCCGCGGCGGTGGCATACCTTCGGTTGCTGACCGAGTCCGGCCGCTCGGTCGGCGAGGCATTGCGGCAGATCAGCTTCCGGCTCGCCGCCGATGACGACCAGTTCATGACGCTGGCCAAGATGCGGGCGGTGCGCCAACTATGGGCCCGGGTGGCCGAGGTCGCCGGTGATCCGGATGGCGGCGCTGCGACGATACACGCGGAGACGTCGCTGCCGATGATGACTCAGCGCGATCCGTGGGTGAACATGCTGCGTTGCACGCTGGCCGCCTTCGGCGCGGGAGTCGGCGGTGCCGACACGGTCCTGGTGTTCCCGTTCGACGTCGCGATTCCCGGTGGCTTTCCCGGGATTGCGCCCAGCTTTGCGCGCCGGATCGCCCGCAATACCCAGCTGTTGCTCTTGGAAGAGGCACACGTCGGCCGGGTGCTCGACCCGGCCGGTGGGTCCTGGTTCGTCGAGGACCTCACCGAACAGCTGGCACGGCAGGCCTGGCAGAACTTCCAGGCCATCGAGGGCCACGGCGGATTCGTCGACGCCCACGACTATCTAACGGAGCAGATCGCCGGACTCGCGGCGCGCCGCGCCGACGATATCGCGCATCGCCGCATCGCCATCACCGGCGTCAACGAGTTTCCGAACTTGGGTGAACCTGCTCTGCCACAAGGTGATCCGGCCAGCATCGCTGGGAATGTGGTGCGCTGCGCCGCCGAGTTCGAAGCACTGCGCGATCGATCGGATGCCTACCTGGCGCGCGCGGGTGCACGTCCGCGGGCGTTGCTGTTGGCGTTGGGCCCGTTGGCCGAGCACAACATCGCGACGACGTTCGCGGCAAACCTGTTGGCATCGGGCGGCATTGAGGCAATCAACCCGGGCACGGTCGACGCGGCCGGCGTCGCGCAGGCCGTCCGGGACGCGGGGTCGCCGACGGTCGCGGTCATCTGCGGCACCGACCAGCGCTACTGCGACGAGGCCGCTGACGTTGCTCAGGCGGCCCGAAGCGCCGGAATAGAGCGGGTGTACCTGGCCGGATCCGAGAAGGCGGCCGCGGACGCTCAAAGCCGGCCCGATGAGTTCCTCACCGCCAAAATCAATGCGGTCGAAGCACTGTCAAATCTGCTGACTCGGTTGGGAGCCTAG
- the scpA gene encoding methylmalonyl-CoA mutase, with protein sequence MTATVPSIGSFSDIPLRSDRTIAPPTETDVERHVAAAAAAHRYTPEQLHWHTPEGIDVQPVYIAADRSAAEADGYPLNSFPGEPPFVRGPYPTMYVNQPWTIRQYAGFSTAAESNAFYRRNLAAGQKGLSVAFDLATHRGYDSDHPRVQGDVGMAGVAIDSILDMRQLFDRIDLSAVSVSMTMNGAVLPILALYVVAAEEQGVPPEKLAGTIQNDILKEFMVRNTYIYPPKPSMRIISDIFAYTSARMPKFNSISISGYHIQEAGATADLELAYTLADGVEYIKAGLDAGLDIDKFAPRLSFFWGIGMNFFMEIAKLRAGRLLWSELVAEFGSQSPKSRSLRTHSQTSGWSLTAQDVFNNVARTCIEAMAATQGHTQSLHTNALDEALALPTDFSARIARNTQLLLQQESGTTRPIDPWGGSYYVEWLTHQLARRARAHIAEVAEHGGMAQAISDGIPKLRIEEAAARTQARIDSGQQPVVGVNKYQVEEDHEIEVLKVENSRVRAEQLAKLHELRAGRDRAAVKTALAELTRAAAAHGRAGGDGLGNNLLALAINAARAKATVGEISDALEQVYGRHQAEIRTIAGVYRDEVKGGGNIAPLSQATQLVEKFAEADGRRPRILVAKMGQDGHDRGQKVIATAFADIGFDVDVGSLFSTPDEVARQAADNDVHVVGVSSLAAGHLTLVPALRVALAEVGRPDIMIVVGGVIPPGDFDELYAAGAAAIFPPGTVIADAAVDLLHKLAGRLGYALG encoded by the coding sequence ATGACGGCCACAGTTCCCTCGATCGGCAGCTTCTCCGACATCCCGCTGCGGAGCGATCGGACCATCGCGCCGCCCACCGAAACCGATGTGGAAAGGCATGTCGCTGCGGCTGCGGCAGCGCACCGGTACACGCCTGAGCAGTTGCACTGGCACACGCCCGAAGGAATTGACGTCCAACCGGTTTACATCGCCGCCGATCGCAGCGCCGCCGAGGCCGACGGCTACCCGCTGAACAGCTTTCCGGGCGAGCCGCCGTTCGTCCGTGGCCCCTATCCGACGATGTATGTCAACCAGCCGTGGACCATTCGCCAGTACGCCGGATTCTCCACCGCCGCGGAGTCCAACGCGTTTTACCGCCGCAACCTGGCCGCCGGTCAGAAGGGCCTGTCGGTGGCCTTCGACCTGGCCACCCACCGTGGCTACGACTCGGACCATCCCCGCGTACAGGGTGACGTCGGAATGGCCGGCGTAGCAATAGATTCCATCCTGGACATGCGGCAGTTGTTCGATCGCATCGACCTGTCGGCGGTATCGGTATCGATGACGATGAACGGCGCCGTGCTGCCGATCCTGGCGCTGTATGTGGTTGCCGCGGAGGAGCAGGGCGTGCCGCCGGAGAAACTGGCCGGCACCATCCAGAACGACATCCTCAAAGAGTTCATGGTCCGCAACACCTATATCTATCCACCCAAGCCGTCGATGCGGATCATCTCCGACATCTTCGCCTACACCAGCGCGAGGATGCCAAAGTTCAACTCCATCTCGATATCCGGCTACCACATCCAAGAGGCAGGTGCCACAGCGGATCTGGAGTTGGCCTACACCCTTGCCGACGGCGTGGAATACATCAAGGCGGGCCTGGATGCCGGCTTGGACATCGACAAGTTCGCGCCCCGGCTGTCTTTCTTCTGGGGTATCGGGATGAACTTCTTCATGGAGATCGCGAAGCTGCGGGCGGGTCGGCTGCTGTGGAGTGAGCTGGTCGCCGAATTCGGAAGCCAGAGCCCGAAATCCAGGTCACTACGCACGCATTCGCAGACCTCGGGCTGGTCGCTGACCGCCCAGGACGTGTTCAACAACGTGGCCCGCACCTGCATCGAGGCGATGGCCGCAACCCAGGGCCACACTCAGTCGCTGCACACCAACGCTTTAGATGAGGCGTTGGCGTTGCCCACCGATTTCTCCGCCCGCATCGCCCGCAACACTCAGCTGTTGCTACAGCAGGAGTCGGGCACCACGAGGCCGATCGACCCCTGGGGGGGCTCCTACTACGTGGAGTGGTTGACCCATCAGCTTGCGCGGCGGGCGCGGGCTCACATCGCCGAGGTCGCCGAGCACGGCGGTATGGCTCAGGCGATCAGCGACGGCATCCCCAAGCTACGCATCGAGGAGGCGGCGGCGCGCACCCAGGCCCGCATCGACTCCGGCCAGCAGCCGGTGGTCGGGGTGAACAAGTATCAAGTCGAGGAGGACCACGAGATCGAGGTGCTCAAGGTCGAGAACAGCCGGGTACGTGCCGAGCAGCTGGCCAAACTGCACGAACTGCGCGCCGGCCGGGACCGGGCGGCGGTCAAGACCGCGTTGGCCGAGCTGACCCGCGCCGCCGCGGCCCATGGTCGTGCCGGGGGAGATGGACTGGGCAATAACCTGCTAGCTCTGGCCATCAACGCGGCACGGGCCAAGGCGACGGTCGGGGAAATCTCCGATGCGCTGGAGCAGGTCTACGGGCGTCACCAGGCAGAGATCCGTACCATCGCCGGGGTCTATCGCGACGAAGTCAAAGGAGGCGGCAACATCGCCCCGCTTTCTCAAGCGACCCAACTGGTAGAGAAATTCGCCGAGGCCGATGGCCGCAGGCCACGCATTTTGGTGGCCAAGATGGGTCAGGACGGCCACGACCGGGGACAGAAGGTGATCGCGACGGCCTTCGCCGATATCGGGTTCGACGTCGACGTCGGGTCGCTATTCTCCACGCCCGACGAGGTGGCCCGGCAGGCCGCCGACAACGACGTGCACGTGGTCGGGGTGTCCTCGCTGGCCGCTGGCCACTTGACGCTGGTCCCGGCGCTGCGCGTAGCACTGGCTGAGGTGGGCCGGCCCGACATCATGATCGTGGTTGGCGGCGTCATTCCACCCGGCGATTTCGACGAGCTGTATGCCGCCGGGGCCGCGGCCATCTTCCCGCCCGGGACGGTGATCGCCGACGCCGCAGTCGACTTGCTGCACAAGCTTGCCGGCCGGCTGGGTTACGCGCTGGGCTAG